From the genome of Glycine max cultivar Williams 82 chromosome 2, Glycine_max_v4.0, whole genome shotgun sequence, one region includes:
- the LOC100775221 gene encoding casparian strip membrane protein 4 has product MSTTIDVPAESSKINSIANGIRKVPGAPPRPEGGWKKGVAILDFILRLGAIASALGAAATMATSDETLPFFTQFFQFEASYDSFSTFQFFVIAMAFVGGYLVLSLPFSIVTIIRPHAAGPRLFLIILDTVFLTLATSSAAAATAIVYLAHNGNQDSNWLAICNQFGDFCQEISGAVVASFVAVVLFVLLIVMCAVALRNH; this is encoded by the exons ATGTCAACCACCATTGATGTCCCTGCAGAATCAAGCAAGATTAATAGTATTGCGAATGGAATTAGAAAAGTTCCAGGTGCACCCCCAAGGCCAGAAGGAGGGTGGAAGAAAGGGGTAGCCATACTAGACTTTATTCTAAGGTTGGGTGCTATTGCATCTGCTCTTGGTGCTGCTGCCACCATGGCAACAAGTGATGAGACGCTCCCTTTCTTCACTCAGTTCTTCCAGTTTGAGGCTAGCTATGATAGTTTTTCTACTTTCCA GTTTTTTGTGATTGCTATGGCATTTGTTGGTGGCTACCTAGTCCTATCTCTACCTTTCTCTATAGTCACTATTATACGTCCCCATGCCGCTGGACCAAGACTTTTCCTCATTATCCTAGACACT GTGTTCCTGACTCTAGCAACTTCTAGTGCTGCCGCTGCTACTGCCATAGTGTACTTAGCACACAATGGCAATCAGGATTCGAATTGGCTTGCCATCTGCAACCAATTTGGTGATTTCTGCCAAGAGATTAGTGGAGCAGTGGTGGCATCGTTCGTTGCCGTGGTTCTCTTCGTTTTGCTCATTGTTATGTGTGCAGTGGCTCTACGAAATCATTAG